TCTCTCTCTGAGCGCACCTTAATATGATTCAGCTCTGCATAGACGTCCTGGTATTTCCCTGAGGCAAATCTCTTGTCCTGCCAGGGAGGGAGAAGAGTTAGCAACCCTCAAGCTGGTATTCAAGTGCCAAGGTGAGGCCAGTGGGAGAAAGGCCAGTGGGTGAGGGAGGACACAGCCCAAAGCCTGAACCTCAGCCCAAATTAGGCAATGATTTCACAGAAGCATACAACAGCCCAGCTTTGAAGGGACCTTGAAAGATCAGCTGGCTCAGTATTTTGTAGGATAAGGGAGCCTAGGTGAGCTTATTGAGAACCCTGCCCAATTGCCTCTCGGGAACCTCAAGTGGTGGGGATACCACCATGTCCTAGAGGAGGTTGTTCCAGTGAGTCACTGTTCTCAATGTAAAAAgatattaataatttaaaaagtaacaatatatatatatatgtatcaaTCTCATATCGAGATGAAACTTCTCCTAGTATGGCTAATAcccactgctgcttttcttctccatggGGCTCCTCATGAAGACAGAGCTTCCTTGTAGCCACACTTTAAGTAAGGGAGTACTGCAATGAGGCCTTGTTGCTCAGTGAGAAAGCAGGGACAAGGAGCACAGATGACACAAGGGTTTGGCCTGAGCATCCAAAAGACCCTGTCTGAAACCTGCAGTCACTGTGCTGCCTTCTAGTCCTTCTACTTTGCTGTAAGAGAGATGCAGTGCCCATCCTAGCCAGCAGACCCATGGAAGCACCAACCTTTTGCAtcatctgcagctcttcccGGAGGCACTGCACCTCCTTCTTCAGGTACTGGAGCTCATTCTCCTTCACACGCAGCAGCACCTGGCTCAGGCGAGAGGAGCAGGCGGTGACTCAAGGCAGGGGGAAGCAGAGAGCCACAGCCTGCGTAGCGGCTGTCCTCCCTGGCGCAAGCATGGtggtggaggaggaaggaagcGGGAAGTGATGCACTGTGCCCTGGGAGAGGCACGCAGGGGAAGCTTGCGCACCTCcttcctgcacagccctgcagctttGTGTGGCTCCCAGTCCCCTCCACTCCAAGCCCAAACTGCTGGGGACATCCTATGCACCCCGTACCTCCAGCTCGCAGGAGCTGCGCTCATTGTTTTGCGGAGATCGGTCCCCAGAGCACCGCGAGGTGATAAAGCTTCGCAGCTTCCCAATCTCATCTGACAGGCGgatctgcagctcctgcaggcaaAAAGGCAGATATGGCATAGCCACAAGGCTCTCTTGCTGCCCTGGCCCCAGTAATTTATTGGGAGGGGAAGTATATGAATAAGGAATGATGTTCTGAGGTCCCTATGGGCAGGGAAGCCCCTGTCTTGCCTGGTTCTTTCGGAGGAGCTGCTTCCCCTCTTGCTGGCAGCGCTGCAATGTCTGTTCCCGctcctctgccttctctgtTAGCTGCCCAATTTCCAGGCACTTCTGGGAGTACTGCTCTGacagcacctgcagctcccGCTTCAGCGAGTCTACATCCAACCTGCCAGAGAGGCACAAGGTTGTTGCTGCCCTGCCACCATCTCTGTCCCATGCCACCAACAGGCTCTGCCCAAAGCACTGAGcaagggaaagaaggagagacTTCTTACTGGTGCTGCTTCTGGAGGGCGTCTGTGACAGAGCCACATTGCTGAAAGCTTCGTGTCCTGCCCAGCTCCTTGTTCATCTCCTCCCGGTGGGCCTTCTTCAGTGCTTCAATGGCTGCAGAGAGACACAACAGGATACGTATGATCAGGGTGTTCCAGCTTGGGCACATCTGGACAAACCCAGCCAGGCAACTGACCCAGCTTTTGGTGCCTCAGGCTCAAAGATCTGTCTCTGCACTTCCTCCTCCTTCATTTTTGCCCTCTGGGCAACTCCCACGTCCCAGGATTATCCCAAAGCACCAACTGCTGCCAAGGAGATTAATAAATGGCATCCCAGCCTGACCAGACCTCGCAGCACAGGCTGGAGAAAAGCCAAGCTCCCTCTAAGACCAAACAGCAGGCTCAGCAGTGGGACTCAAGTTACAAGACTTTTGGGACAGGAAGGTGACAGGTTTCTGGCACAAGTCAGAGACATTTGGGAGAGGTGGGAGTGGAGACACgtcctgctttctgctcctacctgctgctgttgctgcagcctCCTCTGCAAGGAGCCGCTCCTTCTCCTGCCGCAGCCGCTCCATCTCTCGCTGGTGGtgcctctgcagctcctccatcaCTTGCTGGTGTGATGACTCCATCTCAGCCAGGCTGCGCTCACAGGCCTCCTGCCATGCCAGGGAAAGGACAGTAAGAGGGAAAGGTGAAGGATGTGAAAGTGGCAGACACATTACAACATGGAGCTGTATTGGGACAGTCAGGTGGGATGTTAGGGCAAGGTTCAGGTTGaggttaggaaaaggttcttcactgaGAAGGTGGCTGGGCACTGGGACATGGCAGTGGTCATGGCACTAaactgccagagttcaagaagctCTCAGACACCACGTTTGAATTCTGGATAGTCccgtgtggagccaggagtcaGATTCAGTGttccttatgggtccctttgAACTCAGGATactctgtgattccatgactctaAGACATGCGGACAGGAGGACAGGCACCTTGTGGGGATGATGCTCGGCTCTGCAACCCCCCCTCCCCTAGTCCAGGGCCATTTGGAGACAAGCGAGACCCCTTcctgtgatgtttttttctcctggtcCTTTTACCACTGAACACAAGTGTTCAGCTCACAAATCTTGTGAGCCTTGCATGCTCCGAAGAGGACATGCATTCCTCTTACTTCTATTACAACTCAGCCATCAAGAGACGCCAAGGAGGAGCTGATCCACCAGGCTGTACTGCTGGAACCACATCCCACTATTTGCCttttaaataaagcagcatCCCCAGAATCGATGGAAACTGAGCCTCTGCTTCAGAAAAGTGACACCTTCCCCTTGGCTGGGCGCTGTTACAGacacctccatccccaaagcctgATTGCTAGTGATCTTCTCGCACAgctcatgctttttttctgatggcTGGCCTTTTCAATGCCCAGTGCTGTAGATAAGTTATGTTACAGCAAAGCAAGACATTCCCATCTCGGTCCTATGCCCCAAGGCCCTTGGGGAGGATTTGCTTGCCATCAAATCATGCCAAAACATTATTCTTAAGAAGCTGTTGAATTCACCAACTTGTTCTCCCCCTCCTTCAACTGGCACTGAGGCAaactgagagagaaagagacctTTAGAGGAAGGTGAAGTTTAGCCTCAGGAAGACAAGATGTCATTTCTCCctgctcctttttgttttcttttgaccGCATGGAAGCCCGTGAGCTGTAAGTGCTAACTGAGATTGGAGAGCACCACTGGAACTGCTCCACGTGACTTGTGGTTTTCTTCATTTGGGCTGGGTGCAGCCAGTCCATTGCAACAGGAGCTCACCAGGAACCCAAATTCCCTTCCCTCAGCTATGACAGATCCTGAATTCCTGACAGCGTGCGCGCACCACTGCCTCCTGCCAACTCCAGCCTCTTTAATACACATGCTAGCCTTTATGTAATTAACATTGATCACAACTGAGCCTATTTAGGGCCACCATGGCAACCCAATGATTAGCGATACCTACTTGGCAATGAGTGCAGGCTCTGGCATTTCCCAGCCTGGGACTCACCCGTCCTGCTCACCTGAGAGATGTACCCCCGGGGCACATGGCCGTCTCCCTGGGACTTGGCAGCTTCCCGAAGGCTCTCGTTTCGGGCCCGGCAGGACTCCAACTGTGCCCGCAGTGATTGGACCTGTGCCAGGGACAAAAGAGAGATGCTCAGCCTCTTTCCCAGGGCTGGGAGTTGATGCATTTGTTGACTTGAGAACAGCTGAAGATAGGAGACAGCCAACGTGCTGCCAGGAAACACAGCTCCATGCAAGTGATGCCATGCAAGTGATGCCATCAACGCTGGTGGCCTTGCCCTTCTGCAGAGCCACCAGGGAGGCATAAAGCTGCAGGGATTGCACTAAGGGGCCACCAGAAAACCACTTTGCAAAGTGTTCTCACCTCCTTTTTCAGTGCCTCGTTGGCATCCCCGTGGTTCCCCTTGCCCTGGTTCAGCAGTGTTGTCAAGGGCACTCGCCGTGAGTCCTTCAAGGGCAAGCGCTCCAGCTCCAGCCACTTCTTCTCTATCTCCTCATTCAGCCGAACCCGCTGCTCCTCTGAAAGTGGGGCAGCAGGCAAGTCTGGCTCCTCCACCTTGCGGGACAAGTTCCCCTCTGGGCCATCACTATTGGAGACCCTGCTGTCGGGACTCTCAAACCACTTG
The sequence above is a segment of the Excalfactoria chinensis isolate bCotChi1 chromosome 1, bCotChi1.hap2, whole genome shotgun sequence genome. Coding sequences within it:
- the TRIOBP gene encoding TRIO and F-actin-binding protein, translating into MTPDLLNFKKGWMSILDKPGEWKKHWFVLTDSSLRYYRDSNAEEADDLDGEIDLRSCTDVTEFAVQRNYGFQIHTKDAIFTLSAMTSGIRRNWIEALRKNVRPVSAPDVTKLSDCNKENTIRNCIPPKSSLRVDEQQQPSSEGSTKGSTWKADGPRHAFDYVELSPLQQDPQNQGSPQRTRGSLRVSERVSKHEDLERDLAVRSEERRKWFESPDSRVSNSDGPEGNLSRKVEEPDLPAAPLSEEQRVRLNEEIEKKWLELERLPLKDSRRVPLTTLLNQGKGNHGDANEALKKEVQSLRAQLESCRARNESLREAAKSQGDGHVPRGYISQEACERSLAEMESSHQQVMEELQRHHQREMERLRQEKERLLAEEAAATAAAIEALKKAHREEMNKELGRTRSFQQCGSVTDALQKQHQLDVDSLKRELQVLSEQYSQKCLEIGQLTEKAEEREQTLQRCQQEGKQLLRKNQELQIRLSDEIGKLRSFITSRCSGDRSPQNNERSSCELEVLLRVKENELQYLKKEVQCLREELQMMQKDKRFASGKYQDVYAELNHIKVRSEREIEQLKEHLRLAMAALQEKESLCNSISN